Proteins encoded together in one Agromyces sp. 3263 window:
- a CDS encoding dodecin, with amino-acid sequence MTDHVYRVTEIVGTSGESIDTAIRNAIGRATSTLRNVDWFEVVSTRGEVAGGNVVHFQVTLKVGFRLEE; translated from the coding sequence ATGACCGATCATGTCTACCGGGTCACCGAGATCGTCGGCACCTCGGGCGAGAGCATCGACACCGCGATCCGCAACGCCATCGGGCGGGCGACCTCGACCCTTCGCAACGTCGACTGGTTCGAGGTGGTGTCGACGCGCGGCGAGGTCGCCGGCGGCAACGTCGTGCACTTCCAGGTCACGCTGAAGGTCGGGTTCCGGCTGGAGGAGTAG
- a CDS encoding DUF4180 domain-containing protein, with protein sequence MFIDDGSDIRMLHLEPEGDLISTPDDANDLVGSAWSHHANFVVVPVSRLDPEFFRLSTGIAGEITQKLVNYRLRLAVVGDISEHLAESNALRDFVWESNRGDQIWFVDDEAALQAKLSKRSGGAG encoded by the coding sequence ATGTTCATCGACGACGGCAGCGACATCCGGATGCTCCACCTCGAGCCCGAGGGCGACCTCATCTCGACGCCCGATGACGCGAACGACCTCGTCGGCTCGGCCTGGTCGCACCACGCGAACTTCGTCGTGGTGCCGGTGTCGCGCCTGGACCCCGAGTTCTTCCGGCTCAGCACGGGGATCGCCGGCGAGATCACTCAGAAGCTCGTGAACTACCGGCTGCGCCTCGCGGTCGTCGGCGACATCTCGGAGCATCTCGCCGAGAGCAACGCCCTGCGGGACTTCGTGTGGGAGTCGAACCGCGGCGACCAGATCTGGTTCGTCGACGACGAGGCGGCGCTGCAGGCGAAGCTCTCGAAGCGGAGCGGCGGGGCCGGCTGA